The following coding sequences are from one Carcharodon carcharias isolate sCarCar2 chromosome 13, sCarCar2.pri, whole genome shotgun sequence window:
- the kin gene encoding DNA/RNA-binding protein KIN17 isoform X2 has product MVSNVIACRNHTNDSFCWHRRTHSSSWTTFQRTKRVHNNVIYNEYISHREHVHMNATMWETLTDFTKWLGREGYCKVDETPKGWYIQYIDRDPETICRQQELEKKKKQELDDEERNAKFIEELVRRGKEGKEEVVPVFTELKRENEEEKVAFNLNKGQSASTTTAPKSSTLGPSPLQTIASVKRKELGHTSSDTKDKKKKSALDEIMEFEEQKKRSLRRDYWLHTGIVVKLITKKLGEKYYKKKAVIKEVQEKYTAIIKMIDSGDKLKVDQTHLETVIPAPGKKLLVVNGGYRGNEAILDSINEKNFSATIIIDSGPLQGRKIEGVQYEDISKLA; this is encoded by the exons GAACCAAACGTGTTCACAACAATGTTATCTACAATGAATACATCAGTCACCGGGAGCACGTTCATATGAATGCAACAATGTGGGAGACACTGACTGACTTCACCAAATGGTTAGGCAGAGAAG GTTACTGCAAAGTAGATGAAACACCCAAAGGCTGGTACATTCAATACATTGATCGAGATCCCGAAACTATTTGTAGACAACAGGAACTGGAGAAAAAGAAGAAGCAAGAGCTGGATGATGAGGAAAGAAATGCCAAGTTTATTGAAGAACTAGTTAGGAGAGGAAAAGAAGGGAAAGAGGAG GTTGTTCCCGTTTTCACGGAGTTGAAAAGAGAAAATGAGGAAGAAAAAG TTGCCTTTAACTTAAACAAAGGACAAAGTGCATCAACAACAACTGCTCCTAAATCTAG CACCCTGGGACCAAGTCCATTGCAAACGATAGCTTCGGTAAAACGAAAGGAATTGGGTCACACTTCTTCCGATACGAAGGACAAGAAGAAGAAATCTGCACTGGATGAGATTATGGAG TTCGAAGAGCAGAAAAAGAGAAGCCTTAGAAGAGACTACTGGCTTCACACT GGAatagttgttaaattaataaccAAGAAACTTGGTGAAAAATATTACAAGAAGAAAGCTGTGATAAAG GAAGTTCAAGAAAAGTACACTGCTATTATTAAAATGATTGATTCTGGAGACAAACTGAAAGTTGACCAGACTCATTTGGAGACAGTTATCCCGGCCCCTG GTAAGAAGCTGTTGGTAGTGAATGGTGGTTACCGAGGAAATGAGGCCATTCTGGATTCTATAAATGAGAAAAACTTCAGTGCTACAATAATCATAGATTCT GGACCTCTGCAAGGGCGGAAGATTGAAGGTGTACAGTATGAAGATATTTCAAAATTGGCATAA